The genomic region TGATTGTCAAGATGCAATTCCAAGTGTGGACATATCTTCGAATCAACTTTGGTTGTGGGCGAAGGAGAATGTTTCCTCGAGTTGCCTGACGATGTTAAAAGTCTTTGCTTCGTGAGGTTTGCCACCATTGTTGTCCAAACGTCGATCAGCTGAAACTGCTTTGAGGAATGAAGGTTGAATGTTGTGAGTTGAAATGACTCACTATGAGCAACATGATCGCTAAGGTTTCTACTGCTTTTCAGAGTAGCTATATAGCTACCTTGTTGGTCTTGTTTTTCGATTTGATTTGCACCATCTTTGAAGCCATGTGATGAGGATGGCGAGATTGTCGGAGGAGGAGATGAGAGGCAGAGATGGTCTCACTGGGCGTGCCAATTTTGTAAACACGAAAATTTCTGTAACGAATAACAGAAAGACATGTGTACAAAATAATATATTTGTATTGATTGAATTTGCGGGTTACAATCTCTGTGGGTATTCTTTTAACAAGAATGTCCTCTGATTCGATCTCCATCGTTGATTTGATCCAAGGGTGACGAGCACTTGATCTTGAATTGAACTGTTGTAGTTTGAACTTCTTATCGTGTTGACGATTTGTAGAAGGAAGTTGACCAAGGGCCGTAGAGGCTTGATCTTGGTCGAATTTGGGTCGAGAAAGGTGTCACGTGGTGAACGTTCTTCGGCTTGATAGCGGATGAATCGGCACGTGTGTTTGGTGCTTGTTGATTCTCCAACAGCTTGTTGAAGAACTTGGTAAAAGTTTTGATTTGTTGAAAGGCTTGAAGACGAGGGTTGATCAAAGGCCGTAGAGGCTTGACATTGATCGGGTTTGGGCCACGAGCAGTTCCACGTGGTGGTTGCTCTTCGTCTTGTAGTTGGTGAAGATGTCGGCTATTTGACAATTTGGGACTCTTCGGGATTTGACAACTTCTAGGTTTGAGGTTGATGAAGAATCGACTATTTGACAGCTTGATAATTCTTCAAGGGTTCTGGGAGAATTCTGAGCTCTCGAGAGTAATTTTTCTCTCTTGTCCGGAAGTCCTCTTCTTGATATGAGAGAGGGGTATTTATAGTGTCGACGTTCCTCCGTTTATGGAATGTTTTGAAGACAGTGTTTTAATTGTATTTCCTTAACAGTATAATTAAATCAATCAGTTTTGATTGATTGATCTAATTATAATTATTAACATAATTAAATCAGTCTGTATTTATTGATTGATTCGATTATGACTGATAAAGTATTTTGCTAATTTGATTAAATGTTCGACTTCCTTTCCGATAATCAATTTAATTTGATTGAAATTTGATTATCGATTGACATTTAATATTTACTTTTAGTCGGAATTGATGATTTTTGTTGTCGACTGATCATTCACACGTGACCACATGTCATTTTCGAAGACTTTATAATTTTTCCAACTGACGAACCACATATGCAATTTGTCAAGACTATGCGTACCTAATGGCTTGTGTGACAGGTACATCCACTGTAAGATATACAGACCTGGTGGCTGGAGTGATATATCCGTGTTCATCATAGGTCTCTCAACGTTAAAGTTTCAAGTTTGTCGTGATAGATATTGCCTACCAAGCTATCACAATATCACCTAACCTTTTTGCACCCAATGTGAGTGGAGTTCCACGTGTAAGGAGTATACGCTATTACCCTCAAAAGCACACACCAGTTCTATTCACTCTTTACAATGGCGAAGACCCAAGTCTCAGACCACCTGGAGCCATGGCACGACCTCCCCGACAAGGTCGTCATGGTCACCGGCGCCTCTTCCGGCCTCGGCCATGACTTCTGTCTCGACTTGGCTAAAGCCGGCTGCCGGATTGTCGCCGCCGCACGCCGCGTCGATCGCCTCCACTCTATCTGTGACGCAATCAACAAACTTTCCACCACCGCGCCGCCTCAGACGAGGGCCTTCGCGGTTGAGCTCGACGTCAGCGCCGACGGCTCTGCTATTCAGAAGTCTGTGCAAAAGGCTTGGGATGCCTTTGGTCGCATCGACGCCCTCATCAACAACGCCGGTGTTAGAGGTTGGTTGCCTTCCATCTCTACCTAATTATTGTTTTTTTTTTCTAATAATTTTGAATTGATTATTGAATTTCCTTAACTAATTTCGTTATATATTTTAGGAATTAGGGGAAATTGAGAGCAATTTGGAATATTTAAGTGTTGCTTTGGAATTTAAGGTTTGTCTGGACATGTAGGAATTTGGTAACAGCTTTCTATATACAATGCTATTGTTTGATATTGTAAAATGCGGCTTTCGGTTTGAGCTAATTTATGAGATTAGTACTGATGTTAAATTAGTTAGAGTGTGCTTGGTAAGAATTTGGGTGAGATAACTAGAGATATGCTTGACATTCAAAGTCGCTAATCCCAAAAGTTTAAACATTTGGAGGCCGTATGCTGGCTTTACTACTATCAATCCGAATATTTTTGGTCTCCAACTTATGTAAAAGACAGATGACACTACAGCTACCAAAAAAGAAGAGCTTAAACCATGCAAGTGCATTCAATATTTCAGTTATGGCATATGGCAATCTTTTCTATGAAATATGTGATAAATCTTTTCAACCAGCTTGATAAATTATAAGATGATATTTTTATTTTATTTTCTCTTTTGGTGAATTCATGTAACTTTTAGCATAGCTTAGGAGTTCGACACCAAGTTTCTTGTTCTGTGCTTTTATGATCTGTTGTTGGGAATAAATTATCAAAGAGAGTATTTGTTTGAGAGACTGGTGGGAGCCTTCAGTGAGCATAGAGGGGTCAACTAGTTACCGTTAGTGAAGCCTCATAGATATGGATTAAAGTACCTTCACCACAAGGGAAGCCGACCAAACTCGTTATTTTTTATTACGTTCTTTTCATTATAACTTATTTAATTTAATTTGATTAAACTTACCTTCACTCATAAAACATCAGTAAGTAAAACTAGATACCTAAAAGCAATTTGATACCATCCTTCCCTGATCCTAGCCTCTCAAATATTAACTCTTTTCTTTTGCTCCATTCTTTTACACAATTATCTCATTTCACCACTAGAATTGTGATGCATCATTACTAAAGCATTTTGTACTATGCTATTAAGCATTAGATCGTACAAAATCGCATACGAATCGATATTCTCGGAATCCGCTAAAAACCCAAGTTTATTGGATATATGTATTCCATGACAATGATTCATATTTATTGTTTCAAATTGTGCCCACTAGGAAAAGTTTCTGGCGTGTCCCATCTTGGCAGGAATATTAATTCTTTTAGATGTCCTTGCATGTTGTCTTATTGCGTAGAAAGATGGTAATCCATATGTTGTCTAAACTTGCCATCTTAGGATTAGAAGATTATGCTTCGATTGCATAGGATTTGGTAAGCTTCATTTGTATCATGGTTGGGTGTACTTGGGTATGATATATGCACCTGCATGTATACACAAACATATATTTGTGCACACACCAACTCACACGTGCTAGATACAGCACAAACCAACAGGGTATGCTGCCCTACTAGTTTTATGTTCTTGACGTAGATTGTCCTTCTTTGGATACATGATTACTCACCTAACCTCAACCCGTAAACCCCATCTTGAGAACTTAAATTAAGACTCCTTTAAAATTAAGTTCTCATCTTCCATCTCTGGTCTCTAGGTACTGTGGCATCTGCATTGGAATTGTCTGAGGAGGAATGGAACAACACGTTAAAGACAAACTTGACAGGCACCTGGTTGGTATCAAAATATGTTTCCCTATGCATGCGTAATGCAGATAAGGGAGGATCAATCATTAATATATCTTCCATTGCTGGTCTTAATCGTGGATATTTGCCTGGAGGTCCAGCATACAATTGCTCAAAGGGTGCCGTAAACACCTTGTCCAAGGTATTTTCATTGGAGTACAAATTATTAAAATATTATCAACAACTCAAGAGAACGGAGTCATATTTGTGTTAGTAGCTTGATATATGGATTTTGGCCCGTAAATGAAACATAACTACTTGAAGTGATGCCTGCCATGTTGAGTGGTGACTGTTGCTCAACATTAGCATTAAAGAAGATAAGTTACTAAGTCTATGAATAGAGGAGGGATGAATCAATAAGACCTTATACTTCAAAACAGAACTTGGTCTATAAGTAGAAGTAGTTCAGTTGTTTATATTTATCAAAGGCTTTGTTCTTGGTCTACAAGTTTTGATTCTTGGTATCTTTAATTCAGTATTTAAAGCTAAATTGCTGGTCTTCTATAGTATAGTAGACTCGAAGTTGTTTGTTTGTAGTTTTGCACCATATAGCATATTACTTCCTAACTTTTCTTCATGTTTTGTTGTTGGCATTGTATTATCCTCAACTCTATTTGTTTAACACATAGCATAATCCTAGCATTGTGCTTAAAGGATTTTTGTTTTAATTTATTTTTTCATCTGTAAACTGTCATAATCTTCGACGCTGTTGATATTAGGGTTTCGTGTGGGTATGTACTATAAAAATGTTATTTATTGGTCGAGTGATGGAACTATACTGTTTTGTATTTTGTTTAACAGGTCATGGCTTTGGAGTTGGGGGCTCACAAGATCAGAGTGAATGCAATATCACCTGGGCTGTTCAGATCTGAAATTACAGAAGGTCTTATGCAAAAAGATTGGCTACACAATGTGGCTATGAGAACTGTCCCTTTGAGAACATTTGGCACTTCAGATCCAGCATTGACATCACTAGTTCGTTATTTGATACATGACTCCTCTGAGTATGTCTCGGGAAATATCTACATTGTAGACGCAGGAGCCACTTTGCCAGGTGTCCCTATTTTCTCTTCCCTATGAATTTGATGTTGATATATGTTCATAAGAAAACAATCTTCAGTAATAAGACATATTTGGTACCACTCTGCAAGTGTAAGGGTTGAATAAGAAAAACAATCTACAAGATCTTTGAGTCATGCGATTATTACATGTGTCGCGTAATGAAACTTTGCCAATTTGTGAATGTTACCGTAAGGAATATCATCTGAAATGTGACCGTCAATTTTTTATTTTTTTTTCGACAACTATTTAGGATAATCCAAAACATGAGCCTGTTTATTTAGTTATTTAATTTTTTTAGGTTTTGTGTTCCTTCTGAAAATATTATGGCCGTCATTTAGTTTTCCAATATTTCTCGCAATAATTGCCTGGTGAGTCACAGCATGCATAAGGATTTGAATTACCATACGTTGCATTCTCAGAATTTTTCTTTTAAGGCACTTGGATTGACCACTGAGAAGGCATGGGAAATTCTCCAACATTTGTTTCATTGAGTTCACTTATTTCTAGCATATTTTGTTTGGCCAATTCCGTGACTGGTTATTTTTTCTTTGTTCTAATTGAAAGGGTGGTGTCAGGTCTTTAAAATGGGGAGGTCGTATTCCTAGACCTGGGCTTTTCTAGCACTAAGTGATACACGGGCTGAGCAGTGCTGGCCCTATCATGAATATGTTAGGCCCATATCCTACTCAAAGGCCAGAAAATGTTTGGTCCTGCGGGCAAACTATGCATAACTTATTTTAGGAGGGTTTATGGTTTATGTCGTCCTTCATTAGCCAGACCGTTGCTTTTAAAAATTACCTCTGAAAATATTTTCACATAAACTAAATTAGAAGCAGCTTTTCCACTTGCTTTTCCCAGTCTGCTAAATGAACTTTTGCCGGTCTGCCACTTCTGGTACTACCTCTTATTCCTGTTTTGTCACTTTCTGTCCTCGAACTCCAATACTGATGTAAACCTCTTGATGGAGTTCATGACCATCAAGGAGTGGGTTTGGAATTGCCAATGACAAGCAAGAAGAGATGCTTCTCTGAAATTGAAGAAGCTAACGATGATGTTTTAAAGAAGTTAGGTTGGTAAGGCTGAGAATGGGAAGGAAGAATAGTGTCCTGTCAGTGGGAGTGGCAGGCAAATTATGTAACATCAAAATAACAATACATTGTGGTTTTAAAATTAGGGTGTGCATTGTCATGATTGTTTCTCATTCATAGTTTGCTTCTAGTTTTGCCATGATTTTGAATTGATGGTCAGATTTTTCAACTTCTATCTATTTCTGCATGTTAGCTACTGATCCATGCTGAAGAAGATAGAATCATAATATTATTCTTTTTCTTTGACTTCGATATTTTTGCTATTCGTTTTGATGTTTCATTCTTCTTTTTCTCTGATTTCAATATTTCATTCTTTTGAACTCTTTTGATTCTGGTATTTCATTTCTTTTTATGCATCCTGAGCTGGCCGCATTTTGCTCAAGTTTTAGTCTTCATGTTGCTACTCATAATATCATCCAGATATTTTGCAACGGCTACCTGGGAATTTGTTTATCTCATCAACTTTTGTATGAGGCTCTAAATTAGGGATTAGACCAGATAGTTTCAGTTATCCATCTGTTCTTGATGCTTGTGGTGAGGATATGGATATTGCCATTGGGAGGGAGAAGGTTGCATAAGGTCATTTATTTCTGATGCTAGTTGTCAAGTGTGGAATTTGGTTGTGGAAAATAATTTCGTCTCCTTGTATAGGGAGGTTTGGGGTTGTGGATGTTGCCCATCACTGATCTGACACATGCCGTAAAGGGTTGTTATTTGTTGGAATGTATTGATCTCTTATTACGCCTGCACCAAATATGTTAAAAGTTAAAGGAAGCTTGCAGGTGAAGACGGGTTAGTCATGAAGAAAGAGATTTTGAATGCAAAGAAGAGTGGCATTTTCATGCAGTAGTGAAGGGTTTTTACCGAGATTTCCAGTTGAGAATTAGAACTAGAGAAGAACAGAGAGGTAGGGGAAAAGCTCCTTATCCCCATCTAATTTCCTCTGCCAATCGCCTTGGTGTGTCCAACTCTACACATACTACGGTCAGAACATGTGAATCTGTGATGATTGATAAGTATATCCTAAGGTGGGTCAAGTTTATTCGAAAACAATGGCATTACTCCAACTTTTGTTTTGTCTATGCCAAACTCTTCGACAGTTCAGAATAAGAATAGGAAGGAGCTCTGCACAAGGAATATATGGTTTGCTTAAAATACTTGTGTTCCTTAACTTACTATGAACCTCCATACTTGTCTCAATTATTATTCAGTAATAGACTGGTTTTTTCACCAAAAGAGAGAAAAAGGGTGAGAGTATTTCTGTGGAATAAAAATGTGCATGGAATCAGGGTCCAGCTATGTAGCACCGACTAAAGAGTTTAATATGGGAGAATGACGGTGCTAATTGCTAGCTTAGGTATCCTAATATATAATGCTTGTCCCCTCTCACCTAACATTGACCTTCATTTCGTCCAAATATGGGAAATCAGTGACTGATCTTGTCTTCTTGATGAGCTGGTTCTCTAGAAAAATTTCATTGCAATTACTATTTTTATACATTTAGCTGATCTTGAACATTATAACGCGTAGTCCGGACTTTGCATCAATTCTGCAAGTGAGAAAAGGAATACAAGAAAGATGGGAGAGCTTTAACCAATCAAGTAATCTCTACTTGTGAATCAGTTAAGCAGTTGATGTATCACATAAGCAATTTTTGTTATGCTATTCTTACTTACATATGCTTCATTCGGCCAAAAAACTAAAAAATATGCGAGTTAAAATTGTAAATTTGTAAGGACACAAAATGAAAGCATTAACCATTCAATTGAAAAAGGAAAACAAAAGAGTGGAGAAATGTAAGAAAATGAGATGATTGGTGACTAGTGATGAATCATAGCTCTTACTCAACTGTCCTGATACGAACTTATTTTACATGAATTCATTAAAACTAGTGTGTACCAAAGGGCCAAGGCTGAACAAGATTCAAGGGTCAAAATTCTCTTTGTTACATAGTGATAATACTCATATTTTGGATTAAAGGGCCTTAAAACTCACTAGACATGAATTAGAGCCGTTTTAAAAGTTAAAACCTTCATTTTCAAAGTAAAAGCTTAGTAGTCAAGGAGTTAGTAACCACTATAACCACGATCAAGCTAGTTGCACTTTTTCAAAAGAATCAAGCTAGTTGTATATTGAAATTGATTATTAGAGCATCTCCAACAGTTTCCCCATTTTCTTGATTTTATCAATTTTAGAGGAATATTGGGTTATTTTGTGATCCAACAGCTTCTCCATCTTATTCCTTAAAATAGAGATGGAGAAGAAAGAGAAGCACTCCTTCCCCAAATTTGCAGCAAAGCCTTCCTTCCCCAAATATTTATTATTCACGTGCTCCAACAATAAGAACAAAAATCTAGAATATTTTATTGGGTAATTTATGTTACAATGAAATATATGATTTTTTTTTTGTTATTATTAATAATCTTATAGCATTTTTATTGTTTTAATAAATGCTAAAATCTCCAAAATTGAGAAGCTGTTGGAGTTGGAGCATAAAACTTTTGGGGATTTGGGCTTTTNNNNNNNNNNNNNNNNNNNNNNNNNNNNNNNNNNNNNNNNNNNNNNNNNNNNNNNNNNNNNNNNNNNNNNNNNNNNNNNNNNNNNNNNNNNNNNNNNNNNNNNNNNNNNATGTTATTTGATATAATTATTATATATTTACTATTTCACAACTATTCTGTTTTATTTTCTATTAGATTTTTTTTAATCGGATTAGAAATTTTTTCTTGATATTTTTCAGTTTATAATCAAAAGAGTAATATTATATTCGAACTCTAAATCTCCAATATGACATCAATCAGCTAGAATTTGAAAAAGAAAAAAAATATTGAACATACATAATATTTTCAAAGTTAAGAAACTAATAGTACAATAGCATAAAAACTAGTTTTTAGTCTGCAAGATAAAAACGAAAGTTGAAAAAATAAAAAACCCAAATGAATCGGTAAATATATAGTACATGTGATTACGACAGTAGTCGAAATTCAGGTGATGAATTTTGGAGAAGAGGTTTTTTAATTCTTTTCTTTTGATGCGTAGTAATAGTGGAGAAGAGTTAGGTTTTAAGGAAGATGAAGTTTTTTTTTTCTTCTTTTTTTCCTTAATAATTGATTGATGTTTTTGTAATTAAACATACATATAAAATCTTATGTGAAATATAAAATACTAAGGGTGTGTATTAAGAGATTATAAGTGTATTTAAAATTTCTTGAGTTTGAAATATAACCTTTTTAAAGTGTAAAAAGACATGATTATCCAAAACTCAATTCTATTTTTTGAAATTAAAGAGAGAAAGTTTCACTGGAAAAACAGAAAATTTGGCGTCGTTGAAAAACTAGTAAACAGCAGAAAGCAGATTAAGACCATTGATGACATTCATGGTGACTAGCAAGAATGGGAGACATAGGGCATATGTGAACAAACTTTTCAAGAGACAATGTGCAGTTGAGCCATCTGTTTACTAGGGTCATTAGGAAGAAGAGGATTAG from Fragaria vesca subsp. vesca linkage group LG3, FraVesHawaii_1.0, whole genome shotgun sequence harbors:
- the LOC101305831 gene encoding 3-oxoacyl-[acyl-carrier-protein] reductase FabG-like isoform 1 codes for the protein MAKTQVSDHLEPWHDLPDKVVMVTGASSGLGHDFCLDLAKAGCRIVAAARRVDRLHSICDAINKLSTTAPPQTRAFAVELDVSADGSAIQKSVQKAWDAFGRIDALINNAGVRGTVASALELSEEEWNNTLKTNLTGTWLVSKYVSLCMRNADKGGSIINISSIAGLNRGYLPGGPAYNCSKGAVNTLSKVMALELGAHKIRVNAISPGLFRSEITEGLMQKDWLHNVAMRTVPLRTFGTSDPALTSLVRYLIHDSSEYVSGNIYIVDAGATLPGVPIFSSL
- the LOC101305831 gene encoding 3-oxoacyl-[acyl-carrier-protein] reductase FabG-like isoform 2, whose product is MAKTQVSDHLEPWHDLPDKVVMVTGASSGLGHDFCLDLAKAGCRIVAAARRVDRLHSICDAINKLSTTAPPQTRAFAVELDVSADGSAIQKSVQKAWDAFGRIDALINNAGVRGTVASALELSEEEWNNTLKTNLTGTWLVSKYVSLCMRNADKGGSIINISSIAGLNRGYLPGGPAYNCSKGAVNTLSKVFSLEYKLLKYYQQLKRTESYLC